GGCCTGTAGCGGTTTCGTGGTGGACTGGGACGGCTACCGCTTGGTGCTCGACCTTGGCTACGCCACGCTGCCACGGCTGCTCGGGCACTGGCCAGATGGTGCGGTGGACGCTGTTGTCATCACCCACGAGCACCCCGATCACTGCATCGACCTGCACGGGCTGTTCCGGATGCGGTTCTACGGTGACTTCCGTGGACCACGGCTGCCGTTGTACTGCCCGCCAGGCGTGCTCGACCGGATTAGCGGCCTGGAGCCGGACGTCGACCTACATGCGGTCTTCGACCTGCATCCGGTGCCCGGCAACTACCGGGTGGGGCCGTTCGACTTGACCGGAGTGGCACTCCCGCACCACGTGCCCAACGCAGGCATTCGCATACAGGCCGACGGGATGGCCTTGGCCTACTCGGGAGACACCGGCCCAACTCCCGCGTTGGCCGAACTCGGCCGTGACGCCGATCTGTTCATCGTCGAGGCCACCGACCGCGACGGCGAGACCAACCGACCCACACGCAATCTACTGACCTCCACCGAAGCCGGTCACTGGGCTCGTCGGGCGGGTGCCCGCCGCCTGATGCTCACCCACTTCTGGCCAGGCAACGACCGGGCAGCCGCAGTGGCCGCCGCACAGTTGGAGTTCGACGGTGTTGTGCTGGCGGCCGAAGAAGACCTCACCGTCATCCTCGGGACACCAGATCGCTGACCGCATTCAACCGAGCCCTGATCGTTGCCTGAGGGGGCACGGAGTGGTGCGGGCCATCACCGGGCGGCGGGCCAGCCGTGGGATCAGATCGCCGATACATACTCCGGCAACGCGCGGGGTGCCTTGACCCGCAGGAGGCGTTCGGCGGCAGTCATCGCACGCAGGATCGGCAGCCAGGCGGCTCCATCCCGGATCCACCGGCCGCCGTGGGTCTTCGGGACCATGAGCCGGACGTTGGGTCCGATCTGCTGCTTCTTGTGCACCAGATCGCGGTGGCTTTCCTGGTACTGGGCGAACGCGACACGGTGGTCACCGCTCGCGCTGGCCAGTTCCCCGGCGAGGCGGTAGGCACCGACCAGGGCCAGTTCCGCGCCCGCGCCCGAGGCTGGCGAGGCGCATGCGGCCGCGTCGCCCACCAGCCCGACGCGACCGGTCGACCAGGAGGGCATGTGCACCTGACTGAGCGCGTCGAAGTAGAAGTCCGGGTCGGCCAGCGCTCCGGCGAGCAGTTCCTGGATCTGCCAGGAGATGTCCCGGCCGAATACCTGGCTGACCAGGCGCTTGTGCTGCTCGACGT
The nucleotide sequence above comes from Micromonospora luteifusca. Encoded proteins:
- a CDS encoding MBL fold metallo-hydrolase, whose product is MRQVTVLGSSGAFPEAGRACSGFVVDWDGYRLVLDLGYATLPRLLGHWPDGAVDAVVITHEHPDHCIDLHGLFRMRFYGDFRGPRLPLYCPPGVLDRISGLEPDVDLHAVFDLHPVPGNYRVGPFDLTGVALPHHVPNAGIRIQADGMALAYSGDTGPTPALAELGRDADLFIVEATDRDGETNRPTRNLLTSTEAGHWARRAGARRLMLTHFWPGNDRAAAVAAAQLEFDGVVLAAEEDLTVILGTPDR